The following are from one region of the Novosphingobium humi genome:
- a CDS encoding thiolase family protein, whose amino-acid sequence MRNVVIAGYARSPFHLAGKGALARVRPDDLAADVVRGLIARTGVDVAALEDLIVGCAFPEGEQGFNIARLIGLIADLPLSVGGMTVNRFCGSSMSAIHYAAGQIQLGAGEVFIAAGVESMSRVPMMGFNPLPNPALAKKSAAYLGMGDTAENVAAKFGISREAQEAFAVESQRKAGEAIAAGLLADEIVAVGGVDADGTPRPGTTAEALAGLKPAFSANGTVTAGTASPLTDGAAAVLVCSEDYAVANGLPVLARIKSVAISGCAPEIMGMGPVESSRRALARAGISVVDLDVVELNEAFASQSLACIGELGLDVAKVNIDGGAIAIGHPLGATGARIVGKAASLLKRTGGRYALATQCIGGGQGIATVLEAI is encoded by the coding sequence GATTGCGGGCTACGCCCGTTCTCCTTTCCATCTGGCGGGCAAGGGCGCTCTGGCGCGGGTGCGTCCTGATGATCTGGCCGCCGATGTGGTGCGCGGATTGATCGCAAGGACCGGGGTCGATGTCGCCGCGCTTGAGGATCTGATTGTCGGCTGCGCCTTTCCCGAGGGCGAGCAGGGCTTCAACATTGCCCGCCTCATTGGCCTGATTGCCGATTTGCCGCTCTCGGTGGGGGGCATGACGGTCAACCGTTTCTGCGGCTCCTCGATGAGCGCGATCCATTATGCTGCGGGCCAGATCCAGCTTGGCGCAGGCGAAGTGTTCATTGCCGCGGGCGTTGAATCGATGAGCCGCGTGCCGATGATGGGCTTTAACCCGCTGCCTAATCCGGCGCTGGCCAAGAAGAGTGCGGCCTATCTGGGCATGGGCGACACGGCCGAAAACGTGGCGGCCAAATTCGGCATCAGCCGCGAGGCGCAGGAGGCCTTTGCCGTGGAAAGCCAGCGCAAGGCGGGCGAGGCGATCGCGGCGGGCCTGCTGGCCGATGAAATCGTGGCCGTGGGCGGCGTCGATGCCGACGGCACCCCGCGCCCCGGCACCACCGCCGAGGCTCTGGCGGGTCTGAAGCCTGCGTTCAGCGCGAACGGCACTGTGACCGCCGGTACGGCCAGCCCCCTGACCGATGGCGCCGCCGCCGTGCTGGTGTGCAGCGAGGATTATGCGGTCGCCAATGGCCTGCCCGTTCTGGCGCGGATCAAGTCGGTGGCGATCAGCGGATGCGCGCCCGAAATCATGGGCATGGGGCCGGTTGAATCGAGCCGCAGGGCATTGGCCCGTGCGGGCATTTCGGTGGTCGATCTCGATGTGGTCGAACTCAACGAAGCCTTCGCCAGCCAGAGCCTTGCCTGCATCGGCGAACTGGGGCTGGATGTGGCCAAGGTCAATATTGACGGCGGCGCGATTGCCATTGGCCACCCGCTGGGCGCCACCGGCGCGCGCATCGTGGGCAAGGCGGCCAGCCTTTTGAAGCGCACCGGGGGCCGCTATGCCTTGGCCACGCAATGCATCGGCGGCGGGCAGGGGATCGCTACGGTTCTGGAGGCCATCTGA